A genomic segment from Yimella sp. cx-51 encodes:
- a CDS encoding sarcosine oxidase subunit beta family protein, protein MGQRELPEHPSFLWHNPDPKPSYDVVIVGGGGHGLATAYYLAKNHGITNVAVLERGWLAGGNMARNTTIIRSNYLWDESAAIYEHSLKLWEGLEEDLGYDIFFSQRGVLNLAHTLQDVRDSVRRVEANRLNGVDAEWVTPEQVKELCPIINIGQDIRYPVMGGTYQPRAGIAKHDWVAWAYARRASELGVDLIQNCEVTGFTMDGDRVTGVRTNRGDIKAGRVALAAAGHTSTLTEMAGFRVPIQSHPLQALVSELHEIIHPTVVMSNHVHVYVSQAHKGELVMGAGVDTYNGYGQRGSFHVIEHQMSAAVELFPAFARAHLLRTWGGIVDVTLDASPIVGLTPVEGMYIDCGWGTGGFKAVPGAGFALAHTIAHDEPHDLNRPFALDRFVTGALIDEHGAAAVAH, encoded by the coding sequence ATGGGACAGCGTGAACTGCCCGAGCACCCCAGCTTCCTGTGGCACAACCCCGACCCCAAACCCAGCTACGACGTCGTGATCGTCGGCGGTGGCGGCCACGGTCTGGCCACCGCCTACTACCTGGCCAAGAACCACGGCATCACCAATGTCGCTGTGCTGGAACGCGGTTGGCTCGCCGGTGGCAACATGGCCCGCAACACCACGATCATCCGCAGCAACTACCTGTGGGACGAGTCGGCAGCCATCTACGAACACTCGCTGAAACTATGGGAGGGCTTGGAGGAGGACCTCGGGTACGACATCTTCTTCTCCCAGCGCGGTGTGCTCAACCTCGCGCACACGCTGCAGGACGTCCGTGACTCGGTGCGCCGTGTCGAGGCCAACCGGCTCAACGGCGTGGACGCCGAGTGGGTGACCCCGGAGCAGGTCAAGGAACTCTGCCCGATCATCAACATCGGCCAGGACATCCGCTACCCGGTGATGGGCGGCACCTACCAACCGCGCGCCGGCATCGCCAAGCACGACTGGGTGGCGTGGGCCTACGCCCGCCGCGCCAGTGAGCTGGGCGTCGATCTGATCCAGAACTGCGAGGTCACCGGCTTCACGATGGACGGCGACCGGGTGACGGGCGTCCGCACCAACCGCGGTGACATCAAGGCCGGCCGGGTGGCGCTCGCGGCTGCCGGTCACACTTCGACCCTCACCGAGATGGCCGGCTTCCGGGTGCCGATCCAGTCACATCCGCTGCAGGCGCTGGTCTCGGAACTGCACGAGATCATCCATCCGACCGTCGTGATGTCGAACCACGTGCACGTGTACGTCTCGCAGGCGCACAAGGGTGAGTTGGTCATGGGTGCGGGCGTCGACACCTACAACGGATACGGCCAGCGCGGCTCTTTCCACGTCATCGAGCACCAAATGTCGGCCGCTGTCGAACTCTTCCCCGCGTTCGCGCGAGCGCACCTGCTGCGCACCTGGGGCGGCATCGTCGACGTGACCCTCGATGCGTCCCCGATCGTCGGACTCACCCCGGTCGAGGGCATGTACATCGACTGCGGTTGGGGCACAGGCGGATTCAAGGCCGTCCCCGGTGCAGGGTTCGCGCTCGCGCACACCATCGCGCACGACGAACCGCACGACCTCAACCGACCGTTCGCGCTCGACCGGTTCGTCACCGGTGCGCTCATCGACGAGCACGGCGCCGCTGCCGTCGCCCACTGA
- a CDS encoding sarcosine oxidase subunit delta: MFYIDCPHCGRRPEDEFAYGGQAHVAYPADPSALSDQEWAQYLFYRDNPKGSYRERWVHSAGCRKWFNAVRDTHTYEISSTYLGAPELTDAPEGVTT; this comes from the coding sequence ATGTTCTACATCGACTGCCCGCACTGCGGGCGACGCCCCGAGGACGAGTTCGCTTACGGCGGCCAGGCGCACGTCGCCTACCCCGCCGACCCGTCGGCGCTGAGCGACCAGGAGTGGGCGCAGTACCTCTTCTACCGCGACAACCCCAAGGGCAGCTACCGCGAGCGGTGGGTGCACTCGGCCGGTTGCCGCAAGTGGTTCAACGCCGTCCGAGACACCCACACCTACGAGATCTCTTCCACCTACCTCGGTGCCCCCGAGCTCACCGATGCACCTGAAGGAGTGACGACATGA
- a CDS encoding FAD-dependent oxidoreductase, translating into MTSRRQETGGVIRRGETLRFTVDGVEYEGLAGDTVAAAVLANGVVRVGDSIYRRRPRGVMTCGVEEPSAFVRSNGGYGESMLPATTLELTDGLSLTWEDGIGQLDQNVDPAEYDHMHVHTDVAVIGSGPAGLAAARAAAATGVRVTLLEQDFMLGGSLLGRPSETVEGVPAQEWIDAMVAELEAAENCRILTRTGVFGSYDNNYLVALEKRVGASDKASRQRVWHITAGRVVLATGAFERSLAFAGNDRPGVMVASAVQNYLGRQAVVAGSRVVVFTTNDSAYPVAADLAAAGVQVDLVDARAEAGCAVPAGVTVHRGKVVVAVLGEEQVTGVLVAETGSEDGATQEISCEIVAVSAGWSPNVSLHSQRQGVLHWDDDLLGFVPSAPVRNQALAGSVLGTYDTEACVAEGAAAGAGEALPEIDRVRLAGTTAPLWLVPAPDGSLDTHFVDPQRDNTADDVVRAVGAGMRSVEHVKRYTSISTGLDQGKVGGVLTIGLLSQLLTDADMAAVPGGQPGQGQSGRPNPGAFGTTTFRAPFTPVAFAALAGRARGDLYDPIRVTPANTRHLERGALFEDVGQWKRPWFYPQDGEDMDAAVARECRVAREGVAYMDASTLGKIEVRGADAAEFLNRIYTNAFAKLAVGKQRYGVMCRPDGMVFDDGVSFRLAEDRFLMTTTTGGAAGVLDWLEEWSQTEWPELDVWFTSVTEQWTTVAVVGPKSRDVVAALAPDLDVSKEDFEFMAFRDTVLASGIPARIARVTFSGELAYEINVSGWYGEALWDDITAAGEPFGITPYGTETMHVLRAEKAYPIVGQDTDGTVTPQDLGMDWIVSKTKDFIGKRSYDRAGHVEEGRKQLVALMPVDHGLRLPEGSQVIASGDVPDELVNGIAAQPVPMLGHVSSSYHSQALGRSFALALVKDGRTRIGEQLMASFEGKFVPVEVHDAVVYDKEGARRDG; encoded by the coding sequence ATGACCTCGCGACGCCAGGAGACCGGTGGGGTGATCCGCCGCGGCGAAACGCTGCGTTTCACGGTTGACGGGGTGGAGTACGAAGGGCTCGCCGGTGACACGGTGGCCGCAGCGGTGCTGGCCAACGGCGTTGTGCGAGTGGGCGACTCGATCTACCGCCGCCGCCCGCGGGGTGTCATGACCTGCGGCGTCGAGGAGCCAAGCGCCTTCGTGCGCTCGAACGGCGGTTACGGCGAGTCGATGCTGCCCGCCACCACCCTTGAGCTCACGGATGGTCTGTCGCTCACCTGGGAGGACGGCATCGGCCAGCTCGATCAGAATGTCGACCCGGCCGAGTACGACCACATGCACGTGCACACCGATGTCGCAGTGATCGGCTCCGGCCCGGCCGGCCTGGCTGCTGCTCGCGCTGCCGCGGCAACCGGCGTGCGGGTCACCCTGCTGGAGCAGGACTTCATGCTCGGCGGCAGCCTGCTCGGACGTCCGTCCGAGACGGTCGAGGGAGTGCCGGCACAGGAGTGGATCGACGCCATGGTCGCCGAGTTGGAGGCGGCGGAAAACTGCCGGATCCTGACGCGCACCGGTGTTTTCGGTAGCTATGACAACAACTACCTGGTCGCACTCGAGAAGCGGGTCGGTGCGTCCGACAAGGCTTCCCGGCAGCGGGTCTGGCACATCACCGCCGGCCGCGTGGTGCTGGCCACCGGCGCCTTCGAGCGGTCACTGGCTTTCGCCGGCAACGACCGTCCGGGCGTGATGGTCGCCTCGGCCGTCCAGAACTACCTGGGTCGTCAGGCCGTCGTCGCGGGCTCGCGCGTGGTCGTCTTCACCACCAACGATTCCGCCTACCCGGTGGCAGCCGATCTGGCGGCAGCCGGAGTGCAGGTCGACCTGGTCGACGCGCGAGCCGAAGCAGGCTGCGCGGTGCCGGCCGGCGTCACCGTGCACCGCGGGAAGGTCGTCGTTGCCGTGTTGGGCGAGGAGCAGGTGACCGGAGTGCTGGTCGCCGAGACCGGATCCGAAGACGGTGCGACACAGGAGATCTCGTGCGAGATCGTGGCGGTCAGCGCCGGATGGTCGCCGAATGTCAGCCTCCATTCCCAGCGTCAGGGAGTGCTGCACTGGGACGACGACCTGCTCGGCTTCGTCCCGAGCGCTCCGGTGCGCAATCAGGCATTGGCGGGCTCGGTGCTCGGCACCTACGACACCGAGGCCTGCGTGGCGGAGGGAGCTGCCGCCGGAGCGGGCGAGGCACTTCCCGAGATCGACCGCGTCCGGCTTGCCGGCACCACGGCACCGCTGTGGCTCGTGCCCGCGCCCGATGGCTCGCTCGACACCCACTTCGTCGATCCGCAGCGCGACAACACCGCTGACGACGTGGTGCGTGCGGTGGGCGCCGGGATGCGTTCGGTGGAGCACGTGAAGCGGTACACCTCGATCAGTACCGGCCTCGACCAGGGCAAGGTCGGCGGCGTGCTGACCATCGGCTTGCTGAGCCAGTTGCTCACCGACGCCGACATGGCGGCCGTGCCGGGTGGCCAACCGGGCCAGGGGCAGTCCGGACGCCCAAACCCCGGTGCTTTCGGCACCACGACCTTCCGGGCGCCTTTCACACCGGTGGCTTTCGCTGCCCTTGCGGGTCGCGCTCGTGGCGACCTCTACGACCCGATCCGCGTCACGCCGGCCAACACCCGTCACCTCGAGCGCGGGGCGCTCTTCGAGGATGTCGGCCAGTGGAAGCGTCCGTGGTTCTACCCACAGGACGGTGAAGACATGGACGCAGCCGTCGCACGGGAGTGCCGTGTGGCCCGGGAAGGCGTCGCCTACATGGACGCCAGCACGCTGGGCAAGATCGAAGTGCGTGGCGCCGATGCGGCGGAGTTCCTCAACCGCATCTACACCAACGCCTTCGCCAAGCTCGCCGTCGGCAAGCAGCGCTACGGCGTGATGTGTCGTCCCGACGGGATGGTCTTCGACGACGGCGTGTCGTTCCGGCTCGCGGAAGACCGCTTCCTGATGACGACCACCACCGGAGGTGCGGCAGGTGTCCTGGACTGGCTGGAGGAGTGGTCACAAACCGAGTGGCCCGAGCTGGACGTCTGGTTCACCTCCGTCACCGAACAGTGGACGACGGTCGCTGTGGTCGGACCGAAATCACGCGATGTCGTCGCGGCCCTGGCGCCAGATCTGGACGTGTCGAAGGAGGACTTCGAGTTCATGGCCTTCCGTGACACCGTGCTGGCCAGTGGCATCCCGGCCCGTATCGCCCGCGTGACCTTCTCCGGCGAACTGGCGTACGAGATCAACGTCAGCGGTTGGTACGGCGAAGCATTGTGGGACGACATCACCGCAGCCGGCGAGCCCTTCGGCATCACGCCGTACGGCACCGAGACCATGCACGTGCTGCGGGCGGAGAAGGCCTACCCGATCGTGGGACAGGACACCGACGGCACGGTCACCCCGCAGGACCTCGGCATGGACTGGATTGTCTCCAAGACCAAGGACTTCATCGGCAAACGCTCGTACGACCGTGCCGGGCATGTGGAGGAGGGTCGCAAGCAGTTGGTCGCCCTGATGCCGGTCGATCACGGTCTGCGACTTCCCGAGGGCAGCCAGGTCATAGCCTCGGGCGACGTTCCGGATGAACTCGTGAATGGCATTGCCGCGCAACCGGTTCCGATGCTTGGACATGTGTCGTCCAGCTACCACAGCCAGGCTCTCGGACGCTCGTTCGCGCTGGCGCTGGTCAAGGACGGTCGAACCCGTATCGGCGAGCAGCTGATGGCGTCCTTCGAAGGGAAGTTCGTGCCGGTCGAGGTGCACGACGCAGTTGTTTACGACAAGGAAGGAGCACGGCGCGATGGTTGA
- a CDS encoding sarcosine oxidase subunit gamma: MVDRQKVLERRRSPLHRIADELAAGSGSAVTLKEIPFFGQIGVRAVPGSATADVLAKGLGASLPSQAGQVTSLGDRGHALWLGPDEFLVILPDEADGGPEPASLAASLTQSLGSLPGQVVDLSANRTTLELRGAAAQQVLDKSCRLDLDEVAFPVGTAVATLLGAVGVILWRVEADTWRVMPRSSFAVHVARWLLDGMREYV, translated from the coding sequence ATGGTTGATCGGCAGAAGGTTCTGGAGCGTCGGCGCAGCCCGTTGCACCGAATCGCGGACGAACTCGCCGCGGGCAGCGGATCAGCGGTGACGCTGAAGGAGATCCCGTTCTTCGGGCAGATCGGCGTGCGCGCCGTGCCCGGCAGCGCGACGGCCGATGTGTTGGCGAAGGGGCTGGGCGCATCATTGCCGTCGCAGGCCGGCCAGGTAACCTCGCTCGGCGACCGCGGTCATGCGCTGTGGCTCGGCCCAGACGAGTTCCTCGTCATCCTGCCGGACGAGGCCGACGGCGGCCCCGAACCGGCGTCCCTGGCGGCATCACTCACCCAGTCGCTCGGCTCACTGCCGGGCCAGGTGGTCGACCTGTCAGCGAACCGGACCACGTTGGAGCTCAGGGGCGCTGCTGCGCAGCAGGTGCTCGACAAGTCGTGTCGGCTCGACCTCGACGAGGTGGCTTTCCCGGTCGGCACCGCGGTGGCGACGCTGCTGGGTGCGGTCGGCGTGATCCTGTGGCGCGTCGAGGCCGACACATGGCGGGTCATGCCCCGCTCGTCCTTCGCGGTGCACGTCGCCCGTTGGCTGCTGGACGGGATGCGGGAGTACGTCTGA
- the purU gene encoding formyltetrahydrofolate deformylase gives MTAHEPRYVLTVDGPEQPGILHAITGFLVDNRADIREIKQFDDPLSGKYDARIDFAVPADADPGMDGLQSQVDALCEKWKLHAQLRPADQKQRVLVMVSKFAHCLNDLLFRERMGDLPIEIVAVVSNHPDHRGLVEWHDIPFFHVPVTPDTKPAAEAELLRLVDEYDADLVVLARYMQILSDELARALEGRAINIHHSFLPSFKGAKPYHQAYERGVKTVGATAHYVTSDLDEGPIISQQVQEVDHAFTPADLIAAGRDTECKALSNAVKWHCEGRVVVHGRRTVVLR, from the coding sequence ATGACTGCTCACGAACCGCGTTATGTGCTGACCGTGGACGGCCCCGAGCAGCCGGGCATCCTGCACGCCATCACTGGGTTCCTGGTCGACAATCGCGCCGACATCCGCGAGATCAAGCAGTTCGACGACCCGCTGTCGGGCAAGTACGACGCGCGCATCGACTTCGCCGTGCCCGCTGACGCCGACCCCGGGATGGACGGCTTACAGTCACAGGTCGACGCGCTGTGCGAGAAGTGGAAGCTGCACGCGCAATTGCGTCCGGCTGACCAGAAGCAGCGGGTGCTGGTGATGGTGTCGAAGTTCGCCCACTGCCTGAACGACCTGCTCTTCCGCGAGCGGATGGGCGATTTGCCGATCGAGATCGTGGCCGTTGTGTCGAACCACCCCGACCACCGCGGACTCGTCGAATGGCACGACATCCCGTTCTTCCACGTGCCGGTCACGCCTGACACCAAGCCCGCCGCCGAGGCCGAACTGCTGCGCTTGGTCGACGAGTACGACGCCGATCTCGTGGTGCTCGCGCGCTACATGCAGATCCTGTCGGACGAGCTCGCCCGCGCCCTCGAAGGCCGCGCGATCAACATCCACCACTCGTTCCTACCGAGCTTCAAGGGCGCCAAGCCCTACCACCAGGCGTACGAGCGCGGCGTGAAAACCGTTGGTGCCACCGCGCATTACGTCACCAGCGACCTGGACGAGGGCCCGATCATCTCCCAGCAGGTGCAGGAGGTCGACCACGCCTTCACCCCGGCCGACCTCATCGCCGCCGGCCGCGACACCGAGTGCAAGGCGCTGTCGAACGCGGTGAAGTGGCACTGCGAAGGCCGCGTCGTCGTCCACGGACGGCGCACCGTCGTCCTGCGCTGA
- a CDS encoding TetR/AcrR family transcriptional regulator produces the protein MKSERPVRERLLDAADDVLFVDGSVSTPVDVIVRTASASPPSLYKHFGSKDGLIAAALRRRLAIWTQVWDDAIEAAQSDEDRLLALWPALRVYQHERLTERWCAFSGTAAALPRPSAPVAQVLADETALLRDRLRKYALPIAGQQADSLAAQLFIAYTGTMATMLREPYEQAIDKGEQTARTLVAAFTTTKSA, from the coding sequence GTGAAATCAGAACGACCTGTTCGCGAGCGTTTGCTGGACGCTGCGGACGATGTGCTCTTCGTCGACGGGTCGGTCTCGACCCCGGTCGATGTGATCGTGCGCACGGCGAGCGCCTCGCCGCCAAGCCTCTACAAACACTTCGGTTCGAAGGACGGCCTCATCGCTGCCGCGCTACGGCGCAGGTTGGCGATCTGGACGCAGGTCTGGGACGACGCGATCGAGGCCGCCCAGTCGGACGAAGACCGCCTGCTCGCCCTCTGGCCGGCGCTGCGCGTCTATCAGCACGAGCGCCTGACCGAACGTTGGTGCGCCTTCAGCGGCACCGCCGCCGCCCTCCCCCGGCCCAGCGCACCCGTCGCACAGGTGTTGGCCGACGAGACGGCGCTGTTGCGTGATCGCCTGCGGAAGTACGCCCTCCCGATCGCCGGCCAGCAGGCGGATTCCCTTGCGGCGCAACTGTTCATCGCCTACACCGGCACCATGGCCACGATGCTGCGTGAGCCTTACGAGCAGGCCATCGACAAGGGCGAACAAACCGCGCGGACGCTGGTCGCCGCCTTCACCACAACAAAATCGGCGTGA
- a CDS encoding aldehyde dehydrogenase family protein, with product MPSLYIDGEWVDAESGATREITCPADGSAVITVAEAGPADARKAVEAARCAFDEGPWPSTPAPERAAILHRVADYLERDKDEVARMEALDTGKRFVESQLDMDDIIGVFRHFASLAQGEAGRVVDTGMPDVSSRVVTEPVGVCSLITPWNYPLLQTAWKVAPALAAGNTFVLKPAELTPQSAMWLMKALEEAGLPKGVANLILGAGADVGPTLTESPEVDLVSFTGGVVTGRSIMASAAPTVKRVALELGGKNPNIIFADADLPAAIDNALTAVFLDSGQVCSAGTRLIVEESIHDEVVDELVRRAEKIRVGGPFDENAETGSLISEDHLAKVATYVDAAVAEGAVLRTGGKRYESGELAKGAFYPPTILDNCSTEMTCVQEESFGPVLTVETFSGATVDEAEDAAVKLGNDTIYGLAGAVWSQDAGRVERVAKRLRHGTIWINDYHPYVPQAEWGGMKQSGNGRELGLVGLHEYQETKHIWQNLRPAPAGWFSND from the coding sequence ATGCCCAGCTTGTACATCGACGGTGAATGGGTGGACGCCGAGTCCGGCGCCACCCGCGAAATCACCTGTCCCGCAGACGGATCCGCGGTGATCACCGTCGCCGAGGCCGGGCCCGCGGACGCCCGAAAGGCAGTCGAAGCCGCGCGCTGCGCCTTCGACGAAGGCCCCTGGCCCTCGACTCCGGCGCCCGAGCGGGCCGCGATTCTGCACCGCGTCGCCGACTACCTGGAGCGCGACAAGGACGAGGTCGCGCGCATGGAAGCGCTCGACACCGGCAAGCGGTTCGTGGAATCGCAGCTCGACATGGACGACATCATCGGCGTCTTCCGCCACTTCGCCTCGCTGGCACAAGGTGAAGCCGGACGCGTGGTCGACACCGGCATGCCCGACGTCTCCAGCCGCGTGGTGACCGAGCCGGTCGGCGTCTGCTCGCTCATCACGCCGTGGAACTACCCGCTGCTGCAGACCGCGTGGAAGGTCGCGCCCGCCCTCGCCGCCGGCAACACCTTCGTGCTCAAGCCCGCCGAACTCACCCCGCAGAGCGCGATGTGGCTGATGAAGGCGCTCGAAGAAGCTGGCCTGCCCAAGGGTGTGGCCAACCTGATCCTCGGCGCCGGCGCCGACGTCGGCCCCACCCTCACCGAGTCGCCCGAAGTCGACCTCGTGTCGTTCACCGGCGGCGTGGTCACCGGCCGCTCGATCATGGCGTCCGCCGCTCCGACCGTGAAGCGGGTCGCGCTCGAACTCGGTGGCAAGAACCCCAACATCATCTTCGCCGACGCCGACCTGCCCGCCGCGATCGACAACGCGCTCACCGCCGTCTTCCTCGACTCCGGCCAGGTCTGCTCTGCTGGCACCCGCCTGATCGTCGAGGAATCGATTCACGACGAGGTGGTGGACGAACTCGTGCGCCGCGCCGAGAAGATCCGCGTTGGTGGTCCGTTTGACGAAAATGCTGAGACGGGATCGTTGATCAGCGAAGACCACCTTGCGAAGGTGGCCACCTATGTGGACGCCGCCGTCGCCGAAGGTGCCGTGCTACGTACCGGTGGAAAGCGTTACGAGAGTGGTGAATTGGCCAAGGGTGCGTTCTACCCGCCGACCATCCTCGACAACTGCTCCACCGAGATGACCTGCGTGCAGGAGGAGTCGTTCGGCCCGGTGCTCACCGTCGAGACATTCAGCGGTGCGACGGTCGACGAGGCCGAGGACGCCGCAGTGAAGCTCGGTAACGACACCATCTACGGCCTGGCCGGAGCGGTGTGGAGCCAGGACGCCGGACGCGTCGAGCGCGTCGCCAAGCGGCTGCGCCACGGCACTATCTGGATCAACGACTACCACCCCTACGTGCCGCAGGCCGAGTGGGGCGGCATGAAGCAGTCCGGCAACGGCCGTGAACTCGGCCTGGTCGGGCTGCACGAATACCAGGAGACCAAGCACATCTGGCAGAACCTCCGGCCGGCGCCGGCGGGCTGGTTCAGCAACGACTGA
- the betA gene encoding choline dehydrogenase: MKKRYDYVIVGGGSAGSVLANRLSSDKQTSVLVLEAGRADFLFDPLIHMPAALMFPSGNPLYDWAYETEPEPFMDGRRVPHARGKVLGGSSSINGMIFQRGNPGDFDKWATFDGLDQWDYAHCLPYFKRMENCLAGADEWRGGAGPLKLERGPASSPLFQAFFEATQQAGYPRTDDVNGYRQEGFAPFDRNVYKGSRISASRAYLRPIRDRKNLDIATLSTVTGLRWQGNRVTGVDFARGGKFKHSVEAGEVILCGGAFNSPQLLQLSGVGNPEVLQAAGVTNRVDLPGVGENLQDHLEVYLQHSSLQPVSIAPWLKKWKAPYIGAEWLFLNRGVGASNHFEAGGFIRTNDEVAYPNLMFHFLPIAVRYDGTAPEGTHGYQVHVGPMNSDVRGHVRIKNDNPLAKPGILFNYLSTENDRREWVEVIRAARHILQQPAFAPFNGGEISPGPSVETDQEIIDWVAKDAETALHPSCSAKMGVDDMAVVDPNSMRVHGTEGLRVVDASVFPTITNGNIYAPVMMVAEKAADLIAGNTALAAEHAPVYKAKSGMPIFPQGDPRNDAWNAVDEVPSAAQAMGSMR, from the coding sequence ATGAAGAAGCGATACGACTACGTGATCGTCGGCGGCGGGTCTGCCGGCTCGGTGCTGGCCAACCGGCTGTCGAGCGACAAGCAGACCAGCGTCCTGGTGTTGGAAGCCGGCCGGGCCGACTTCCTGTTCGACCCGCTGATCCACATGCCGGCGGCGCTGATGTTCCCCTCGGGCAACCCGTTGTACGACTGGGCCTACGAGACCGAGCCGGAGCCCTTCATGGACGGCCGCCGCGTCCCGCACGCTCGCGGCAAGGTGCTCGGCGGGTCGAGCTCGATCAACGGCATGATCTTCCAGCGCGGTAATCCCGGCGACTTCGACAAGTGGGCCACCTTCGATGGTCTGGACCAGTGGGACTACGCGCACTGCCTGCCCTACTTCAAGCGCATGGAGAACTGCCTCGCCGGTGCGGACGAATGGCGCGGAGGCGCGGGCCCGCTCAAGCTGGAGCGCGGCCCGGCCAGCAGCCCGCTCTTCCAAGCATTTTTCGAGGCCACCCAGCAGGCCGGCTACCCGCGCACCGACGACGTCAACGGCTACCGCCAGGAGGGCTTCGCACCCTTCGATCGCAACGTCTACAAGGGCAGCCGGATCAGCGCGTCCCGTGCCTACCTGCGTCCGATCCGTGACCGTAAGAACCTCGACATCGCGACGCTGTCGACCGTGACCGGCCTGCGCTGGCAGGGCAACCGGGTGACCGGCGTCGACTTCGCCCGGGGCGGGAAGTTCAAGCACAGCGTCGAAGCCGGTGAGGTCATTCTCTGCGGCGGCGCGTTCAACTCCCCGCAGCTGCTGCAGCTCAGCGGTGTCGGCAACCCCGAGGTGCTCCAGGCTGCTGGCGTCACCAATCGCGTCGACCTGCCGGGCGTCGGCGAGAACCTGCAGGACCACCTCGAGGTCTACCTGCAGCACTCCAGCCTGCAGCCGGTGTCGATCGCGCCGTGGCTGAAGAAGTGGAAGGCGCCCTACATCGGTGCCGAGTGGCTCTTCCTCAACCGCGGGGTGGGTGCGTCCAACCACTTCGAGGCGGGCGGCTTCATCCGCACCAACGACGAGGTGGCCTACCCCAACCTGATGTTCCACTTCCTGCCGATCGCGGTGCGTTACGACGGCACCGCGCCGGAGGGCACGCACGGTTACCAGGTGCACGTCGGGCCGATGAACTCCGACGTGCGCGGTCACGTGCGCATCAAGAACGACAACCCACTGGCCAAGCCGGGCATCCTGTTCAACTACCTCTCCACCGAGAACGACCGCCGCGAATGGGTCGAGGTCATCCGCGCTGCTCGCCACATCCTGCAGCAGCCGGCCTTCGCGCCGTTCAACGGCGGTGAGATCTCGCCCGGACCTTCGGTGGAGACCGACCAGGAGATCATCGACTGGGTGGCCAAGGACGCCGAGACGGCGCTGCACCCGTCGTGCTCGGCCAAGATGGGCGTCGACGACATGGCAGTGGTCGACCCGAACTCGATGCGGGTGCACGGCACCGAAGGCCTGCGGGTCGTCGACGCGTCCGTCTTCCCGACCATCACCAACGGCAACATCTACGCGCCGGTGATGATGGTGGCCGAGAAGGCTGCCGATCTGATCGCCGGCAACACCGCGCTGGCGGCCGAGCACGCACCGGTCTACAAGGCGAAGTCGGGCATGCCGATCTTCCCCCAGGGCGACCCGCGCAACGACGCCTGGAACGCCGTCGACGAGGTGCCCAGCGCCGCGCAGGCGATGGGTTCGATGCGATGA